A stretch of the Crocinitomicaceae bacterium genome encodes the following:
- the dinB gene encoding DNA polymerase IV: MRTIIHLDLDTFFVSCERLIDSRLNGKPVLIGGTSDRGVVASCSYEARKFGIHSAMPMRMARQLCPEAIVLRGNSGVYSKYSNMVTDIIKEAVPVYEKSSVDEFYADLTGMDKFFGTYKYSAELRERIIRETGLPISFGLSVNKTVSKIATGEAKPNNKIFVGAGSEKNFLAPLSVKKIPMIGDVTYRALCNLGVKKIITIQEMPVEVMEKVFGKNGILMWKKANGIDNTPVVQYHERKSISTERTFDKDTIDVRKLESIITAMAENLVFQLRRGNKLTACVTIKLRYSDFQTYTLQKQIPYSASDHHIIPVALELFRKLYNRRLLVRLIGVRFSHLVEGGHQINLFEDTEIINLYQAMDKIRIKYGDRAIMKAAGMEAKTIGRWNPFNGEPPPLLANRRV, translated from the coding sequence ATGAGAACCATTATTCATCTTGACTTAGACACCTTTTTTGTTTCATGCGAGCGGTTGATTGACAGCAGGCTCAATGGAAAACCGGTGTTGATTGGCGGCACATCAGACCGCGGTGTGGTGGCATCATGCAGTTATGAGGCACGTAAGTTTGGTATTCATTCTGCCATGCCCATGCGTATGGCCAGACAGCTTTGTCCTGAGGCTATTGTGCTGCGGGGAAATTCAGGCGTGTACAGCAAATATTCAAACATGGTTACGGATATTATCAAAGAAGCGGTACCGGTGTATGAAAAATCTTCAGTAGATGAATTTTATGCTGATCTCACCGGCATGGATAAATTTTTTGGAACGTATAAATATTCTGCTGAACTGCGTGAGCGCATTATACGTGAAACCGGTTTGCCTATTTCATTTGGATTATCAGTCAATAAAACTGTTTCAAAAATTGCCACGGGTGAAGCCAAACCCAACAACAAAATTTTTGTAGGTGCGGGTTCTGAAAAAAATTTTCTGGCTCCTTTATCGGTCAAAAAAATTCCAATGATTGGCGATGTGACTTACCGTGCATTGTGTAATCTGGGCGTAAAAAAAATTATCACCATTCAGGAAATGCCGGTAGAAGTGATGGAAAAAGTGTTTGGTAAAAACGGCATTCTGATGTGGAAAAAAGCAAACGGAATTGACAACACGCCCGTAGTGCAATATCATGAACGCAAATCAATTTCAACTGAGCGTACCTTTGACAAAGACACCATTGATGTGCGCAAACTGGAAAGCATCATCACCGCTATGGCTGAGAACCTGGTTTTTCAATTGCGCCGCGGCAACAAACTAACGGCTTGCGTAACCATTAAATTACGTTATTCAGATTTTCAGACATACACACTGCAGAAACAAATTCCGTACAGCGCATCAGATCATCATATCATACCGGTTGCGCTGGAATTATTCCGCAAATTATACAATCGTCGTTTGCTTGTTAGGTTGATAGGTGTTCGGTTCAGTCATTTGGTTGAAGGCGGACATCAAATTAATTTATTTGAAGACACAGAAATTATCAACCTGTATCAGGCCATGGATAAAATCAGAATTAAATACGGTGACCGCGCCATCATGAAAGCTGCCGGTATGGAAGCTAAAACAATAGGTCGCTGGAATCCCTTCAACGGTGAACCGCCGCCTTTGTTGGCTAACAGAAGGGTGTGA